One genomic segment of Mycolicibacterium chubuense NBB4 includes these proteins:
- a CDS encoding TetR/AcrR family transcriptional regulator, producing MTEQARPVRTRRGRPTQAESAALRHQVREAAVATFLEKGYDATTMEAIAEAAGITKRTLYARYPDKRSVFLDAIPWAFTRAVENDTIPEIDGGDLRSALMAIGRGALRRALDPDMVRLHRIARGEAHRFPEFASSAQSFEWASRQRQVMDLLARHVDAGTAVVDDVELVAEHFLAMVEGFPARLADFGIYRSRKDERRHLTYAVDLFLRGVLPR from the coding sequence GTGACTGAGCAGGCTCGGCCGGTGCGGACCCGCAGGGGGCGACCGACACAGGCCGAGTCGGCCGCGCTGCGCCACCAGGTGCGGGAGGCGGCCGTCGCGACCTTCCTGGAGAAGGGCTACGACGCGACGACGATGGAGGCGATCGCCGAAGCCGCGGGGATCACGAAGCGGACCCTCTACGCGCGGTATCCGGACAAGCGGTCGGTGTTCCTCGACGCCATCCCCTGGGCGTTCACCCGGGCGGTCGAGAACGACACGATCCCCGAGATCGACGGCGGCGACCTGCGGTCGGCGCTGATGGCGATCGGCCGGGGTGCGCTGCGCCGCGCGCTCGATCCGGACATGGTGAGGCTGCATCGCATCGCCCGCGGCGAAGCACACCGCTTCCCCGAATTCGCCTCCAGTGCACAGTCATTCGAATGGGCCAGCCGACAGCGCCAGGTGATGGACCTGCTGGCGCGCCACGTCGACGCCGGCACCGCCGTGGTCGACGACGTCGAGCTGGTCGCCGAGCACTTCCTGGCGATGGTGGAGGGATTCCCCGCCCGTCTCGCCGACTTCGGCATCTACCGCAGCCGCAAGGACGAGCGGCGGCATCTCACGTACGCGGTCGACCTCTTTCTGCGCGGCGTGCTGCCGCGGTGA